The genome window ACGGTTGATGGACGAGGTGTGGGACGAGAATTGGTTCGGCTCCACGAAGACCCTCGACGTTACGGTCGGCAGGCTGAGGCAGAAGCTCGATGACGCGGGAGGCGACATCCGGGTCGTCACAGTGCGGGGAGTAGGCTTTCGGCTGGAGGACGGCCCGGAGGATGCGTGAGCGGCTGATCGCGGCATTTGTGGGTCTGGCGATCGTCGTGGTTGCACTCTATGGCGTGCCGCGGGCCTACGTTGTGGCGGACCAGGCCTTGCAGTTCGAGCAGCAGAAGATCGAGCGCGCCGCGGACCTGCTGGCCGTCACGTTGCCCGATGTCGCCGAGAGCAGGGGAATTACAGTTTCCTATCTGCAAACACTCCTGCAGGAAGGCGATCGGGTCAGCTATACGGATCCGACAAGCGCCGTGCTCTCCGCCGGTCCGGAGCTGACCGGCCACCCGGACGACATCAGGGTCACCCGGCAACTCGGCAACGGCTCGTCGGTCACACTCGAACGCACCGGGACTTTGGTTGCCGACCGTGTTGCCGGAGCAGTGATGCCCGTGGTCCTCATCGGTCTGGCGCTCATTGTGTTCTCGGCGTTCGCCGGATTCATCCTGGCGCGGCTGCTAGCCCGACCGTTCCAGGAGCTCGCCGTCGTCGCCGAACAGCTGGGTACCGGCAAATTCGACCTCGAGGAGAAGCAGTACTCGGTCCCCGAAGCGCAGGAGATCGGGACAGCGTTGCATACGAGTTCCCAGGCGCTCGCCGAACTTTTGCGGCGGGAACGTGAATTCGCCGCCAACGCTTCCCACCAGCTCCGCACGCCGATCACCGCGCTGCGCCTCGAGCTAGAGGATCTGAGCTACTGGAAGGAGACCCCGCCGACGGTAGCCGCGCAGCTGAACCACTCGCTGGGCGAAATCGACCGGCTTTCCACGGCGGTGAGCGAGCTCCTCGAACTGGCGCGCGGGCATCGGCCGGCCGGTGCCAGGGAGCTGGACCTCGCCACCGTTGCGACCGAAGCGGCCAACCGGTGGCAGCGCCAGACAGAGGCACGCAAC of Arthrobacter sp. JZ12 contains these proteins:
- a CDS encoding HAMP domain-containing sensor histidine kinase, which translates into the protein MRERLIAAFVGLAIVVVALYGVPRAYVVADQALQFEQQKIERAADLLAVTLPDVAESRGITVSYLQTLLQEGDRVSYTDPTSAVLSAGPELTGHPDDIRVTRQLGNGSSVTLERTGTLVADRVAGAVMPVVLIGLALIVFSAFAGFILARLLARPFQELAVVAEQLGTGKFDLEEKQYSVPEAQEIGTALHTSSQALAELLRREREFAANASHQLRTPITALRLELEDLSYWKETPPTVAAQLNHSLGEIDRLSTAVSELLELARGHRPAGARELDLATVATEAANRWQRQTEARNRRIVSGSGAIPAVTNPGPVNQILDVLIENALNHGKGAITVQAADAGSHLSLSVSDEGPRPRSDRIFARRTASNASGSAAASGSGSGEGIGLAVASELADAIGGHLVLGPEEHTTFTLMLPKRSRP